DNA sequence from the Bacteroidales bacterium genome:
GTGTGGAAAGCATCCGGCAAGTTTATCAATGGGCGGAACTTTCTGCTTTCAGGAGATGTAACCCTGCTCCACAAAAAGTGACGCCTGTTAATTAATTATTAGATTTATGAACTAATTGATAATAAATTGAATATGATGAGATAAAAGAATTGGGTACATTTGACCTGTTCTTTGATTCTCTGCTGACGGAGATTGACAATGAACATAATGAAAGCAGGAACAAAAATAAAAAAGCTGGTTTTTCTCTGGACTACGGGTGTGTTGCTCACGGCCAGCCTGATGGCTCAGGACCCGCAGTTTACCCAGTTTTTTGCCAACAAGCTGTATCTGGCGCCATCGTTTGCAGGAGCTACAAAGCAGCAGCGTATTGTCAGCATGTACCGGAACCAGTGGGCAGGTATTCCCGGAGGATTCAATACCATGTCTTTCTCGTATGAGTATTTCTTCCCGAATTTCAACAGCGGGTTGGGTGTTCTTGTATTGCGCGATATGGCAGGAAGCGGAAGACTGGGTATGACCAATGTAGGGGTGCTTTATTCATATGATTTTCAGATATTTGAGGAATGGCATGTGCGCCCCGGCCTGCATTTTCTTTATTCCATGTACGGTATCGATTTCTACCGCCTGCGTTTTTATGACCAGCTGGTTACAGGCAACGGTACGACATTTGAGGACCCTCCTGCTCAGGAAAATATCGGAGCCTTTGATGCTTCAACTTCTGTGCTGATTTATTCAAAATCTGTGTGGGCAGGAGCTGCTGTGGATCATCTCTTCCGGCCCGACCAGTCGTTTTATGCCAATAAAGCAATCATCCCGATGAAGTTTTCCTTTTTCGGAGGATTCCAGATCATACGGCAGGGGAAGCTTCTGAAACCCATTGACGAAACTGTTTCACTGGCCTATCTGTTCCGGCTCCAGCAAAACAAAAAACAGCTCGATATAGGCCTTTACTGGAATAAGGTGCCGCTGGTTCTTGGTTTCTGGTACCGGGGTATACCCCCTTTCAATTCCGAACGTGGCGATGCACTGGCCATGCTGGTTGGCTTTAAAATGAAGGGCTTCAGTATTGGATACAGCTACGATTTTACCATATCAAACCTGGTTTCCTCAACACACGGAGCCCATGAAATTTCCCTCAGTTTGGATTTTCAGACCAACCGGAAGAAAAAAATTCACGCTATTCCATGTCCTGAGTTCTAATCTTTCGTTTTTGTTTTGCTTTTTAATTTATCCGGTATATTTTTGGCAAAATTTTTATTGTTAACCTACGTCAGGGGAATGTTTTGAATTCTCCAGGCGGAAAAAATAAAAACCCTATGAAAAAGTGGCCGGTTATTATTAATGGAATCCTTGTTGTTGCCGTTATTGTATTGTACATATTGTTCTTTGCCTCAGGGAAAAAGCACGGTAATGGAATCATGGCACAGGGTTATGATTCGCTTTCAGGCAATGCTTCTGTAAGAATAGCCTACATCAATACCGACACCTTGCTGAACAATTATGACCGTTTTTTTGAGCTGAGAAAACAGATTACCGACAAGCAGCAGCGTTACGAAAACGAACTGAGCACCAAGCAGGTTCAACTGCAGAAAAAAATCAGCGATTACCAGTCAAAAGTGCAGAAAGGGTTGTTGCTCAGGTCTGAAATGCAGGAAATTGAGCAGCAGCTAAATGCCGAAGGACAAAATTTCCAGCAGCTTCAGATGGAATATAATCAGCAGCTCAACGAAGAAATGCAGGTGATGAACCGCAAGCTGTATGAAGATATTGTTGAGTTTCTGAAAGAGTACAACAAGGATCACCAGTATGCCTACATACTTTCTGACTCCTATGGAGGCGGGCTTCTTTATGCCGATAAGAGCCTGGACATTACATGGGATGTTATCAGGAAGATGAACGAGAAATACAAAGCTGAAAAGGCCAAAAATTAGATTTCGGAATATGGATTTTGCCGATGCTTATTTTCAGAAGCATCGCATATCGGATTCGCTGTCAGTACCTCCGTCAAAAGAGCTTCGTTGTGTTGTTGTTCTTCCCTCCTACAGGGAAGAACATTTGTTTAAGGCGGTAGGGTCTCTTCTCATGGCCCATTGCAGCCCTGGCGAAGTTGAAATTATTGTCGTACTTAATTCCTCCGAGAGGGATCCTGCAGAAATCAGGGAGCAGACCCTTCAAACGAAGGATCAGTTGTTGCAGTTTCTTCAGAATACCAACACATCCGGTATTCCCGTGCATGTTGTCTGCTATCCTGATATGCCGTTCAGGGAAGCAGGTGTGGGACTGGCCAGAAAAATCGGGATGGACATAGCAGCAGCCCGGCTGAGGTCGGTCAACCGTCCCGAAGGAATCATTGGTTCCTTTGATGCAGATGCCTGGTGTGAAACCAATTTTTTCCGGGAGCTTCTTTCCTTCTTCGACCAGCATCCTGATGCACCCGGGGCATCTGTTTATTTTGAACATGACCTCATCGGTGAAGGAATCAGACAGGAAATAACGGAATCTATCATCCGGTATGAATTGCACCTGCGGTATTTTGTAAGGGCATTGCGCTATGCAGGTCATCCCCATGCGTTTCAGACCCTTGGCTCATCGTTTGCGGTAAGAGCCGGTACATATACAGCGCAGGGCGGTATGAACAAACGAAAGGCAGGAGAAGACTTTTACTTTCTCCACAAAGTTATCCCTCTGGGAAACTACGGGGAAATCAATGGTACATGCATTCATCTTTCCCCCAGGCCGAGCGACAGGGTTCCCTTCGGCACCGGTGCGGCTGTTCGCAAAATGCTTCTCACCGGCGAACTTCGGTGGATGACCTATCATTTCGATGCCTTCAGAGACCTGAGTGCTTTGTTCGGCAGGGTTCCCCTTTTGTATAGTTCTTCCAGAGAAACAATCAGAGAAATTTACCATAATCTGCCGCTTCCTCTTACGGAATTTCTTACCCTGGCCGAGTTTTCTGAAATTATGGATGAATGCCGAACGAATTCTGCAACCGAAGCATCATTTTCCAAACGATTCTTCAGGTGGTTCAATGTGTTCCGTGTTATTAAATTCCTGAACGCCGCCCATGAAACGTTCTATCAGAAAAAAGAAATATCAGAAGCGGTTCCGGATTTGATGAAATATGACGGAAGCCGCCCGTCGGGGCAACCACTGACAGCAGGCGAACTGCTTTTTCTTTTCAGGACAGCCGACAGGAGTGGTTACACGAAGGTTATTCCTTAATGATGAAGATGTCTTCATTGTCTTTTTTCATCAGATACTGTTCCCGGGCAAACTTTTCGAGATGATCGGCATCTGATTTCAGCTCTTCGAGCCGGGCCGAATCGGCTGCAATTTTTTTCAGGTAGTAGGCTTTGTCAGCCTTCAGGCGTTCGAGCTGACGACGGGTTTTGTACCGGTCAATCATGTTATTCTGGTCAAAAAACATGAGCCAGATGACAAAAAGGAAGATCCCCGCAACATATTTGTTTTTTAGTTGCCTCAGTAAGCGTTGCAGTATCAGACGGACTTTTTGCATACGGCAAAATTAGCACGAATTATTTCTTATATGGAATGAGTTTTCAACGGGTTGTTGAAGAAATTACCTGTGAGGCAAAATTATTACGGTTGGAAAGTTCTTTTATCAAATTATCAGTTGGTTACAACTGAATTGTCACTATCATTCTTCAGTGGATATTAAGCCCGGATTGCGCATCAGGAGGGAAGCGAACTGATGCGCAGTGCGTTGGCCTTGCGCGCAAGCATCCGGGCAAATCCCGCTGGAACGAAGTGGAAGCGGCCGGTTAAGCCCGGATTGCGCATCAGGAGGGAAGCGAACTGATGCGCAGTGCGTTGGTCTTGCGCGCAAGCATCCGGGCAAATCCCGCTGGAACGGAGTGGAAGCGGCCCGCAGGGAACATTGCGAATGTTTTCATGAGCAATGTGGGTTAGGCCCGGATTGCGCATCAGGAGGGAAGCGAACTGATACGCAGTGTGTTTTCCTTGCGCGCAAGCATCCGGGCAAATCCCGATGGAACCAAATTCCTGAATTTTCACCGCATGAAGTCAGAATATATGCAGTATTCTTCAATACCTCCGGTGTTGAAAAGGTTAGCTTTCAATTTACCATGGATGTAACTATGGATATTGGAGTTCGAAACCTACGGTTTCGTGCTGTTTTCGTTCCATTTTTCTCAAACAAGCTTCCTTTAAACATGTTAAGAAACGCAAAGAGCAAGAACACAAATATGAGCCAAGTCTCATTCCAAAAAGGGATTTCATTTATGAACGCAAACCCCATGCGCGTTGGCCAAGGCAAAACAAGTAGCTCAGGCTGTTGTGAATGCCTGAATGCGTAGAATTGCGGCAGAGGGCCCCACGCCAAAGTCGGGATTTGCCCTTAATACCCGCAAAATAT
Encoded proteins:
- a CDS encoding PorP/SprF family type IX secretion system membrane protein, whose protein sequence is MKAGTKIKKLVFLWTTGVLLTASLMAQDPQFTQFFANKLYLAPSFAGATKQQRIVSMYRNQWAGIPGGFNTMSFSYEYFFPNFNSGLGVLVLRDMAGSGRLGMTNVGVLYSYDFQIFEEWHVRPGLHFLYSMYGIDFYRLRFYDQLVTGNGTTFEDPPAQENIGAFDASTSVLIYSKSVWAGAAVDHLFRPDQSFYANKAIIPMKFSFFGGFQIIRQGKLLKPIDETVSLAYLFRLQQNKKQLDIGLYWNKVPLVLGFWYRGIPPFNSERGDALAMLVGFKMKGFSIGYSYDFTISNLVSSTHGAHEISLSLDFQTNRKKKIHAIPCPEF
- a CDS encoding OmpH family outer membrane protein, translated to MKKWPVIINGILVVAVIVLYILFFASGKKHGNGIMAQGYDSLSGNASVRIAYINTDTLLNNYDRFFELRKQITDKQQRYENELSTKQVQLQKKISDYQSKVQKGLLLRSEMQEIEQQLNAEGQNFQQLQMEYNQQLNEEMQVMNRKLYEDIVEFLKEYNKDHQYAYILSDSYGGGLLYADKSLDITWDVIRKMNEKYKAEKAKN
- a CDS encoding glycosyltransferase family 2 protein, producing the protein MDFADAYFQKHRISDSLSVPPSKELRCVVVLPSYREEHLFKAVGSLLMAHCSPGEVEIIVVLNSSERDPAEIREQTLQTKDQLLQFLQNTNTSGIPVHVVCYPDMPFREAGVGLARKIGMDIAAARLRSVNRPEGIIGSFDADAWCETNFFRELLSFFDQHPDAPGASVYFEHDLIGEGIRQEITESIIRYELHLRYFVRALRYAGHPHAFQTLGSSFAVRAGTYTAQGGMNKRKAGEDFYFLHKVIPLGNYGEINGTCIHLSPRPSDRVPFGTGAAVRKMLLTGELRWMTYHFDAFRDLSALFGRVPLLYSSSRETIREIYHNLPLPLTEFLTLAEFSEIMDECRTNSATEASFSKRFFRWFNVFRVIKFLNAAHETFYQKKEISEAVPDLMKYDGSRPSGQPLTAGELLFLFRTADRSGYTKVIP
- a CDS encoding septum formation initiator family protein, whose protein sequence is MQRLLRQLKNKYVAGIFLFVIWLMFFDQNNMIDRYKTRRQLERLKADKAYYLKKIAADSARLEELKSDADHLEKFAREQYLMKKDNEDIFIIKE